In one window of Microplitis demolitor isolate Queensland-Clemson2020A chromosome 4, iyMicDemo2.1a, whole genome shotgun sequence DNA:
- the LOC103578130 gene encoding cilium assembly protein DZIP1L: MAFSLRAGTNWCHDFPKLARESGFYFNSHRNKVRVDWNRISGIDIDRLIRERDFETLDENINNVVDYHLETEYDIKILDPNFVKLFRLAQLSVEYLLYCKQYLDHSVIILKDELRSKLEENVKLKKSVAAAEDSVKELKDKMRDNYKLFEKTLVDSHGEIHKCPYCPKSFKAAIFTNLHINRRHSNSPQVSILSPVHDQYKAETEKLHNEIKTLKERLNQTERIVRNESSKMYDSIEFRDKYCEKNSDATKNNQDKIEEEHRKYREEITNLTSMLFSEIRNLKVDDKKHQKTDDDAEKFKELLKSQENEMQRLRDQIQELLSKSAPNIESIEVKLKAQEDYWQSKIDQLESQHTKDIENLSNQLKVTQESADLMKDDYVKKIKDLEERSMDSGRFLSPKMSPARQRRRAGNFVNSIVEKSRESDHLKISKLDEDDRSDSDDKSDEVSTPTSINKFKRILVTSADVHDQVFGRNQQRGSFKNSKGVLGIKSGENEINFNRWGVDAEVKGDKKDDPSIIDKKFDVRGPERFKVPVTSHGTKETEKNRMDVTSEEESESNSGTSATETENSESESESESGTDESDGSSGSEGSTTTESEEKVRAKDADSKEDIKRKIWEAFEQKLRDLGVDPECDEISEETYRRSMEMVKHHRSLTARKLPRFEEIRRKILYQLHNKFPKREDDKKPSDRRSPLNKLMSNVKSRAIKAFGNQSQSGNKSPESHVPKLKSKVMSPERSVTNKLNIELLPKKMSQNELKHPVRQFPRRGSRDVPADNKLLSPAHERYTPSPSKVTSKSNFITESTVVDNKQLSHSYESIKDYLRDFGRAKSSPVKSPLRSPYLSKSLVASTPHRAEINVLPSHRASISDLSSPIAKPRESSLPNSPKNSKSVLKSTSGSTGSLVKKKVIFDLESMTDTSGKNDKSLELNAFTNFLSNNNNNRITNDDDNEEDNESESDYEISSISEEKSDCKIITPTNNSNILLKTAQSEKIAQISRKIESQLSLTRRKPAGAVEAIFTKDLTLHDNNYSNKQATHQPTGYSFDRSDDQSLNKVTKLPQPAPRTQKLIRSNSPDIKSADRDYNLDRDIDEILGFD, encoded by the exons ATGGCATTTTCACTGAGAGCTGGTACCAATTGGTGTCATGATTTTCCAAAACTCGCCAGGgaatctggattttatttcaattctcaTCGCAATAAAGTACGAGTCGATTGGAATCGGATAA GCGGTATCGATATTGATCGATTGATACGAGAACGAGATTTTGAAACCCTAGatgagaatataaataatgtagtAGACTATCATTTGGAAACGGAGTATGACATAAAAATACTGGACccaaattttgttaaattattccGACTGGCGCAATTGTCCGTTGAGTATTTACTTTACTGCAAGCAGTATCTAGATCATAgtgtaattatattaaaagatGAGCTGCGTTCAAAGCTCGAGGAGAAcgtgaagttaaaaaaaagtgttgctGCTGCTGAGGATTCAGTCAAAGAATTGAAAGATAAAATGCgggataattataaattatttgagaagACATTGGTCGATTCACATGGAGAGATCCACAAGTGTCCTTATTGTCCGAAGTCATTTAAAGCGGCGATTTTTACAAACTTACATATCAATAGACGGCATTCAAATTCACCGCAGGTGTCTATTTTGTCGCCGGTACATGATCAGTACAAAGCAGAGACTGAAAAACttcataatgaaataaaaacgtTGAAAGAAAGACTTAATCAGACTGAAAGAATTGTCAGAAATGAATCGAGTAAAATGTATGACAGTATTGAGTTCAGAGATAAATATTGTGAGAAAAATTCTGATGCTACGAAAAATAACCAGGATAAAATAGAAGAGGAGCATCGTAAATATCGTGaagaaataacaaatttaactTCGATGTTATTTAGCGAGATAAGGAATTTAAaagttgatgataaaaaacatCAGAAAACTGATGATGATGCTGAGAAATTTAAAGAATTGTTGAAGTCCCAGGAGAATGAGATGCAGAGACTGCGTGATCAGATACAGGAGTTGTTGAGTAAATCGGCGCCGAATATTGAGAGTATAGAAGTTAAATTGAAGGCTCAAGAAGATTACTGGCAGTCTAAAATCGATCAGTTGGAGAGCCAGCACACTAaagatattgaaaatttatctaatcAGTTGAAAGTTACTCAAGAGTCAGCAGATCTTATGAAAGATGACTACGTAAAGAAAATTAAGGATCTGGAAGAGCGGTCTATGGACAGCGGGAGGTTTTTAAGTCCCAAAATGTCACCAGCTCGTCAGAGACGAAGAGCTGGAAACTTTGTTAACAGTATCGTAGAAAAGTCTAGAGAATctgatcatttaaaaattagtaaacttgatGAAGATGATAGGTCTGATAGTGATGATAAATCTGATGAAGTTTCAACTCCGAcgtcgataaataaatttaaaagaatactTGTTACTTCTGCTGATGTTCATGACCAAGTTTTTGGTAGGAATCAGCAGAGagggagttttaaaaatagtaaaggAGTTTTGGGGATTAAGTCTGGggagaatgaaataaattttaatcgctGGGGTGTCGACGCTGAAGTCAAAGGAGATAAAAAAGATGACCCGAGTATTATTGATAAGAAATTTGATGTTAGAGGTCCAGAGAGGTTCAAGGTCCCAGTTACTAGTCATGGTACCAaagaaactgaaaaaaatagaatggATGTTACGAGTGAAGAAGAAAGTGAATCTAACTCTGGGACGAGTGCTACGGAAACTGAAAACTCGGAAAGCGAGTCAGAATCTGAGTCTGGGACTGATGAATCTGATGGATCAAGTGGATCAGAAGGATCTACGACGACAGAGTCTGAAGAAAAAGTTCGCGCGAAGGATGCGGACTCGAAGGaagatattaaaagaaaaatatgggaagcttttgaacaaaaattgCGGGACCTGGGTGTTGATCCTGAGTGCGATGAGATTTCCGAAGAAACTTACAGGCGATCGATGGAGATGGTCAAACACCATCGCAGCCTTACGGCGAGAAAGTTACCCAGGTTCGAAGAAATCCGtcgtaaaattttgtatcaactACACAACAAATTTCCCAAACGagaagatgataaaaaaccGAGCGATAGAAGATCTCCGCTAAATAAACTGATGAGTAACGTTAAGTCTCGGGCTATCAAGGCTTTTGGTAATCAATCGCAGTCAGGTAATAAATCGCCAGAGTCTCATGTGCCTAAGTTAAAATCTAAAGTGATGAGTCCTGAAAGAAGTgtcactaataaattaaatattgagttaTTGCCTAAAAAGATGAGTCAAAATGAACTTAAACATCCGGTAAGACAGTTTCCGAGAAGAGGAAGTCGGGATGTTCCTGCTGACAATAAATTGCTGTCGCCTGCTCACGAGAGATACACACCTAGTCCTAGCAAAGTCACTTCCAAGTCCAACTTTATCACCGAATCTACAGTAGTCGACAATAAACAACTCTCACATTCCTATGAAAGTATAAAAGATTATCTAAGAGATTTTGGCAGAGCCAAATCATCCCCAGTTAAATCACCTCTGAGATCTCCATATTTAAGTAAATCTCTAGTGGCATCGACACCTCACAGAGCTGAAATAAATGTACTGCCTAGTCATCGTGCTTCAATATCTGATTTGTCTAGTCCAATAGCAAAACCACGCGAGTCTAGTTTACCTAATTCAcctaaaaatagtaaaagtgTTTTAAAATCAACTAGTGGGTCTACTGGTAGTTTAGTTAagaaaaaagtcatatttgATCTTGAATCAATGACTGATACTtcgggaaaaaatgataaatcattAGAATTAAATgcatttactaattttttatctaataacaataataatagaattactaatgatgatgataatgaagaAGACAATGAGAGTGAAAGTgattatgaaatttcaagTATTTCAGAAGAAAAATCcgattgtaaaataattacaccgacaaataattcaaacattttattaaaaacagcACAGAGCGAAAAAATAGCTCAGATATCACGCAAAATTGAGTCTCAATTGAGTTTAACGAGACGAAAACCTGCCGGAGCTGTTGAAGCCATTTTTACCAAAGACTTAACTCtacatgataataattattcaaataaacaagCAACGCATCAACCAACAGGATATTCATTTGATAGAAGCGATGACCAGAGTTTAAATAAGGTGACAAAACTTCCGCAACCTGCACCGAgaactcaaaaattaattcgttCAAATTCTCCTGATATCAAATCTGCAGATAGAGATTATAATTTGGATAGAGATATTGATGAAATTCTTGGCTTTGATTaa
- the LOC103578129 gene encoding ATP-binding cassette sub-family C member 4, which yields MDSSKKYDNPNPRLTANIFSKLIFWWLTPLFSYGRTHDLQAKDLPNVLPDDRSELLGDVLERNWKKEQDSAREEKRSPRLFTALRNTYLLPYLYFGFWVALCTALRILQPYVMGLLIWYFDPRSNSSISEAYTYATIVISLSCCIGLLEHHMNSKQIEFGMRVRVACSSLVYRKMLKLSTSAASTIAGGQIMNLLSNDVSRFDYLFMFLHYLWILPFQVIATAFLIWQSVKVAILIGIFFMILQTIPLQLYLSKWTYKFRNKIAKRTDERVRLMTEIINGIQVIKMYTWEKPFQQLVSLARKYEIDILTIMSYLRGFNYATFVFTERITLYFTIMAYVLAGNTPSADIVFSIAQHLNRLQLTMAIYCPQAISAIAESLVSVKRLEKFLLLQDNKPLMISSSPADKSVVKIKDGSASWEENSIANTLHNINITINAGQLCALIGPVGAGKSSLLQLILGELPVNHGHVTIGGRVSYACQESWLFSGSVRNNILFGQPYDERRYRQVTKACALLKDFVQLPQGDKTLVGERGAALSGGQQARINLARAVYRDADIYLLDDPLSAVDTQVGKSLFEDCIKGFLGNKTRILVTHQVQYLKDVDLIVVLNNGVIEKQGSYESFDPQHFKLMHSNSTEGSEKSSSVDKEATPSADTSYMSNGLSEDESEEPEETQELMAKGNLNKALVWKYFRAGGSFVMLLTWLLFTILGQIGSSGSDYWVAYWTTQEEIKFRIHDKSFANDTLGTLDGNSTSGTSDNDTSVDLQEAINQTLLANQTMAGDEAFYDKNTALTIYGILIALCVIMITARNLMFYKVCMNASKNLHNSMFACLLQAPMKFFNTTSSGRILNRFSKDIGCVDEQLPKCMVEAIQIYAVMLGIFVQIIIVHWWMVFFIIVMIIFYWVIKNIYLATAQDVKRLEGVVKSPVFTHVSSSMAGLTTIRSGNSQELVRKEFDSYQDVHTSAFSMIVFTSAWFSLWLDVVTITFVACTIYSFVIIDNENTFAGSVGLVVSQILILCGMCQFGIRTTAEAMTQMTSVERVLQFTKLDKEGPFESDVNQKPPSTWPSHGQIKFEHVYLRYNEDDAPVLKDLNVTFDAGIKVGIVGRTGAGKSSLISALFNLTKFDGNIYIDGLSTNKIGLHDLRSKLSIIPQEPILFSATLRDNLDPFHEYDDASIWSALEEVELKSAAPSLDYIVTQGGSNFSAGQRQLLCLARAIVRNNKILIMDEATANVDPATDELIQKTIRNKFRNCTVLTIAHRLNTIMDSDRVLVMDSGRIVEFDHPHLLLQNQEGYFSRMLKETGKAMNDKLKLISQETYNSKFTADEPPHLVNGTPKP from the exons ATGGACAGCAGCAAGAAATACGATAATCCAAATCCACGATTGACagctaatatttttagtaaattaatattttg GTGGTTAACCCCATTGTTCTCTTATGGAAGAACTCATGATCTGCAGGCTAAAGATTTGCCAAATGTTTTACCTGACGACCGAAGCGAATTACTTGGAGATGTTCTCGAAAg aaaCTGGAAAAAAGAACAAGATTCCGCACGTGAAGAAAAAAGATCTCCAAGATTATTCACAGCCTTACGAAATACATATTTACTGCCATACTTATATTTTGGATTTTGGGTAGCTTTGTGCACTGCATTaag aatacTCCAACCATACGTAATGGGGCTTCTTATCTGGTATTTCGATCCACGATCCAATAGTTCGATTAGCGAAGCTTACACATACGCAACAATAGTAATTTCCTTATCGTGTTGTATCGGTCTACTTGAGCACCACATGAATTCAAAACAAATTGAGTTTGGAATGCGCGTACGAGTCGCATGCTCGTCATTGGTTTACCGAAAg ATGCTAAAATTGTCAACCTCAGCTGCTAGTACAATAGCCGGCGGACAAATAATGAATTTGTTATCAAACGATGTATCAAGattcgattatttatttatgtttcttCATTATCTCTGGATACTTCCGTTCCAAGTAATAGCCACAGCATTTTTAATTTGGCAAAGCGTCAAAGTTGCCATACTAAttggtatattttttatgatactacAAACTATACCActgcaattatatttaagtaaatggACATACAAATTTCGTAATAAAATAGCCAAGCGTACAGACGAACGAGTACGTTTGATGACTGAAATAATAAACGGGATAcaagttataaaaatgtatacatgGGAAAAACCATTTCAACAATTGGTATCACTTGCCCGTAAATATGAAATAGACATACTAACAATAATGTCATACTTAAGAGGCTTCAATTACGCGACATTTGTATTTACTGAACGCATAACactttattttacaataatggCGTATGTACTCGCTGGCAATACTCCATCTGCGGATATTGTATTTTCAATAGCACAGCATTTAAATAGATTGCAATTGACAATGGCAATTTATTGCCCACAAGCAATATCAGCAATCGCCGAATCTCTGGTATCAGTAAAACGATTGgagaaatttttactgttacAAGACAATAAACCGCTGATGATATCATCATCACCTGCTGATAAATCtgtggtaaaaataaaagacggAAGTGCCTCGTGGGAGGAAAATTCAATTGCCAACACATTGCACAAcattaatattacaataaatgctGGACAATTGTGTGCACTCATTGGGCCAGTTGGTGCTGGTAAAAGTTCGctgttacaattaattttaggTGAGCTACCTGTCAATCACGGACACGTGACAATTGGTGGACGTGTGTCTTATGCCTGTCAAGAGTCTTGGCTGTTCTCGGGCTCagtgagaaataatattttattcggaCAGCCATATGATGAAAGACGTTATCGTCAAGTGACAAAAGCTTGTGCCTTATTAAAAGACTTTGTACAACTACCTCAGGGAGACAAAACACTAGTCGGTGAACGTGGTGCTGCATTGAGCGGTGGGCAGCAAGCGCGTATTAATTTAGCAAGAGCTGTTTACAGGGACGCTGATATTTATTTGCTGGATGATCCTCTGTCGGCTGTTGACACCCAAGTTGGAAAAAGTTTATTCGAAGATTGTATCAAGGGATTCTTAGGTAATAAAACACGTATACTAGTTACACATCAAGTCCAGTACTTGAAAGACGTTGACTTGATTGTCGTGCTGAACAATGGAGTGATTGAGAAACAGGGCTCCTATGAAAGCTTCGACCCGCAGCATTTTAAGCTGATGCATTCTAATAGCACTGAGGGATCGGAAAAGAGTTCGTCTGTTGACAAGGAGGCTACGCCATCCGCTGATACTTCCTACATGTCAAATGGACTCTCCGAAGACGAGAGCGAAGAGCCTGAGGAGACTCAGGAACTGATGGCTAAGGGTAACTTAAATAAAGCTTTGGTCTGGAAATATTTCAGAGCAGGCGGGTCATTTGTGATGCTGCTCACCTGGTTGTTGTTTACAATCCTCGGGCAGATTGGGAGCAGCGGTTCTGATTACTGGGTCGCTTACTGGACTACACAAGAAGAAATTAAGTTTAGAATACATGATAAATCATTTGCGAATGATACACTCGGTACTTTAGACGGAAACTCAACCTCAGGTACTTCAGATAATGATACGAGTGTTGATCTACAAGAGGCAATAAATCAAACGCTTTTAGCCAACCAGACCATGGCTGGTGATGAAGccttttatgataaaaatacgGCTCTGACAATATACGGGATTCTGATTGCGCTGTGCGTAATTATGATAACAGCCAGAAATTTAATGTTCTATAAAGTTTGTATGaatgcaagtaaaaatttgcaCAATTCAATGTTTGCTTGTTTATTGCAAGCGCCAATGAAGTTTTTCAATACCACCTCGTCGGGCAGGATATTAAACAGATTTTCAAAAGACATTGGGTGTGTCGACGAACAGTTACCAAAGTGTATGGTCGAGGCGATACAAATTTACGCAGTAATGCTTGGAATATTCGTCCAAATAATAATCGTCCATTGGTggatggttttttttataattgtcatgataatattttattgggtaattaaaaatatatatttagcaaCAGCCCAAGATGTCAAGCGGCTTGAAGGTGTGGTCAAGAGTCCTGTTTTTACGCACGTAAGTTCATCAATGGCAGGACTGACGACCATCAGGTCGGGAAATAGTCAGGAATTGGTACGAAAAGAATTTGATTCTTATCAAGATGTGCACACAAGTGCATTCTCAATGATTGTTTTCACGAGTGCCTGGTTCTCGTTGTGGCTAGACGTAGTTACGATAACATTCGTCGCCTGTACGATTTACAGTTTTGTTATAATAGACaatgaaaatacttttgctgGGTCAGTTGGTCTAGTTGTGTCACAAATTCTTATTCTTTGTGGCATGTGTCAGTTCGGAATAAGAACAACTGCCGAGGCGATGACGCAGATGACAAGTGTAGAGAGAGTACTGCAGTTTACAAAACTTGATAAAGAAGGACCCTTTGAAAGTGACGTTAATCAAAAACCACCATCGACATGGCCCAGTCATGGACAAATTAAGTTTGAGCATGTCTACTTAAGGTACAACGAAGATGATGCGCCGGTACTTAAAGATTTAAATGTCACTTTTGATGCTGGAATTAAAGTGGGAATCGTCGGGCGCACTGGTGCCGGTAAATCCTCTTTAATTTCGGcgctatttaatttaacaaaatttgatggtaatatttatatagacgGTCTAAGTACAAATAAAATTGGCCTGCATGATTTAAGAAGCAAGTTATCAATAATACCTCAGGAGCCGATTCTTTTTTCGGCAACTCTACGGGATAATCTTGACCCATTTCATGAGTACGACGATGCGAGTATCTGGTCAGCTTTAGAAgaagttgaattaaaaagtGCCGCGCCTTCACTGGACTATATTGTCACTCAGGGTGGGAGTAACTTTAGCGCTGGTCAGCGGCAATTATTGTGCCTGGCACGTGCTATTGTGCGTAACAACAAAATTCTTATTATGGATGAAGCTACGGCTAATGTTGACCCTGCGACAGACGAACTGATTCAGAAAactattagaaataaattcagaaaTTGTACTGTGCTGACAATCGCTCATCGTCTCAATACGATCATGGACAGCGATCGGGTACTGGTGATGGACAGTGGAAGAATCGTTGAATTCGATCATCCTCACTTATTATTACAGAACCAGGAGGGATACTTTAGTCGGATGCTTAAGGAAACCGGAAAAGCaatgaatgataaattaaaattaatatcacagGAAACTTACAACAGCAAATTCACTGCCGATGAACCACCTCATTTAGTCAATGGAACACCAAAGCCATaa
- the LOC103578128 gene encoding DNA replication complex GINS protein SLD5, with the protein MSESNQEELMESDDDESTPKTVSEVLEEITQAWQNEKSAPEILKHMSDHVDCLLHHITCMEKNIEPLPKDDLRVTVHKMEIDRIRYLISSYLRTRLEKIELYAIDIIKEEAKRSENDRYLSDAELKFARDWAMNMETLLKSIVLQHLPGTFQELEIDKLTVKPNLNSHVFIRANKTVEGVIIPGTDEELNITEGSQHLVQYKAIAHLVKDGSVKLL; encoded by the coding sequence atgtcagAAAGTAATCAAGAAGAATTAATGGAGTCAGATGATGACGAATCCACACCTAAAACAGTATCAGAAGTACTGGAGGAAATTACCCAGGCATGGCAGAATGAAAAGTCAGCTccagaaattttaaaacacatGTCCGATCACGTAGACTGTCTTCTCCATCACATAACttgcatggaaaaaaatattgaaccTCTTCCCAAAGACGACTTGCGTGTCACGGTTCATAAAATGGAGATAGATCGCATCAGATATTTAATATCCAGTTATCTAAGAACGCGGTtggaaaaaatagaattatatGCTATCGATATTATCAAAGAAGAAGCAAAACGCAGTGAAAACGATCGCTATTTATCAGACGCAGAATTAAAATTTGCAAGAGACTGGGCCATGAACATGGAGACACTTTTAAAGAGCATCGTTCTGCAGCATTTACCGGGAACATTTCAGGAACTGGAGATTGATAAATTGACTGTCAAGCCGAATTTGAATTCCCACGTGTTTATTCGCGCAAATAAAACTGTCGAGGGTGTGATAATACCAGGAACTGatgaagaattaaatattacagaAGGATCTCAGCATCTTGTCCAGTATAAGGCTATCGCGCATTTAGTTAAAGATGGTTCTGTTAAATTACTTTAG